The sequence below is a genomic window from Coffea arabica cultivar ET-39 chromosome 8e, Coffea Arabica ET-39 HiFi, whole genome shotgun sequence.
TAGTTTTCTGTGTCTGTTAGCGAACCGGTCTTATTAAAATTCGGAGAGTACTAAGAGCTATACGGAAGCACTTTCCGCAGCCTCCTGATCATGTTTTGGTGGGAAATGCAATAGATAAAATCTTAGATGATCCTGACTTATGTGAAGATAAACTGTCAGAAGAAGCTGGATGTGATGGCTTTCTGGATTCAGTTATCAAGACAGTATTTTCTGATCCTGGAAGCCTCAAACAACAGCAAGCATCGTTGGTTGTTAGGTATTGTCTCTTTAccaatattttttattattttagtttATGGACTTGAGGATCTTCTATATAACCAGTTCCAACTTGTTTGGTATGGGCTTGTCATTGATTGGCAAGAAGGGACCTGGTACTTATGATTACTTCAGATTTTTGGTATAGACTGAATAATATGTTCATTAAATGCAGCTCTGGACCTTACCATGATGTGTACAGCAACTTGTATTACTTTCTAGCTTTGTCTGAAGAAATGAGTGCAACAGATAAATGGGCAGGTTTTGTATTAACCAAGGAAGGGGAAGAGTTTGTTGAGCAAAATGCAAAACTCTTTAAGTATGATTTACTGTACAATCCCCTACGCTTTGAGAGTTGGCAGCGGCTAGCAAATATATATGATGAGGTGACTTTCCTTTGTTGTGTAATCTTTTGGGTTGGCTTATgcattgagaaaataaaaaagaacattAGTTCCACATTAAACATTCATTTATTGCTTTCAAAATACTACTTGTGTGTGCAGGAGGTGGACTTACTATTAAATGATGGAAGTAAGCAAATAAATGTTTTAGGATGGAGGAAGAATCCTACTTTACCTCAGAGGGTTGAAAAAAGTAGGAGGAGGAGCAGGCGATGCTTATTGATGACTTTGGCTCTTGCAAAAACAGCAATTCAACAGGTTATGCTCCAGTTTGATGATGCTTGTTCAATTTGGTGCCTTTTTTCTTGCTGCGTATACTAGTATAGGGAACTAGAGTGTTGATGGCAAACAACTATTTTCTGTTGGAGATGTCTTCATGATATGGTTTAAAGGTTTGacctctttttatttatttatttatttacgcAAGTTATGATCCAAAATCAATGATCTCATGGAGCTGACTAGGAAAGATGAGAATATAGGTTGCATCTTCACAGGCTTTGAACTGCTTGATCTCCTGTGGTTGTTGAATCTTGCTTGTGAAATTTGTTACTATTACAAATCAGAAATAGTGAATGAGTTGGTATTACACATATGTGCCTCTGCTGCttgattgaatcttttagttgTCAACTATATTACATGGCTGAAGCCACTTTTATTGCTTATGTTGGGTTCCAGGGTGAGATACATGAATTGTTAGCACTAGTGTACTACGATGGTGTTCAGAATGTTGTACCATTTTATGACCAGAGATCTATGATACCCTCGAAGGATGCAGTTTGGATGATGTTCTGTCAGAACTCAATGAGACATTTCAAGAAGGCCTTTGAGCataagtaaatatttttcaCTCAGGTTTTTACAGTGCTTCTGGACTTACAGCATTATCTGGTCTTACATATTAAAATCTATTTCTACAGGGAAGATTGGTCTCATGCATTTTATCTGGGAAAAATATGTGAGAAGCTTGGCTGTTCACACGACACGTCTTTGTCATATTATGCTAAGGCTATTGCCTTGAATCCATCAGCTGTGGATCCATTCTACAGGATGCATGCTTCACGCCTGAAGCTACTCTGCACATGTGGGAAACAAGATCAAGAAGCTATGAAGGTTTTTCCTAGCTGGTTTTTCCTAGCTGTTATCTTTGAATTTTCTCCAATTCTTTTCTCCACACCACAAAAAACCATATTCTACTCGACGGAAAGGACAAAAATGTGCAATATAGAAGGAGCTGAGTACAAACTAAGCCTAGTGCATTAAAGCCCCACGCGTCGACATAAGCTAATAGGAAGACTGGCAGATAAAATTCATACATACAGGCCTTTTAAAATCGGCTTCTTCCTTACTTATCATGTTATTTGATTGATCAActattttatttgtttcttaGTATCATCCCTGTGGAGTGATACACACAAacacatgtatatttgtatgtATGATGCTGAATAGCTCTGCGTTTTCTTTAGGTTGTTGCAGCATATTCTTTTATGGAGTCAACAAAGCAAACCATAATGAGTACTCTTGACATAgttggtggtgaaattttggaaccaTCAATGCATAGCGAGAAAAGAAACTTAGATGACAACTGTGCCGGTAATATGGTGGAAGTTGCCAAGTTGGAAGAGGTGTGGCATATGCTTTACAATGATTGCCTTTCTGCACTTGAAATCTGTGTTGAAGGAGAACTCAAGCATTTTCACAAGGCCAGATATATGCTCGCTCAAGGGCTGTATAGAAGGGGGGGCAGTGGGGATCTGGATAAGGCAAGGGAGGAGATTTCCTTCTGCTTTAAGTCATCTCGTTCTTCATTTACGATAAACATGTGGGAGATTGACAGTATGGTAAAGAAAGGAAGGTACAGCTTTCGTCTTTTTCTCATTTCTCAAACTACTTCTCAAGGATATTTGAAAACAATGTAATttacttctttcttttccttaattTGGCAAGTCAAGAGAATTTTGTTGTCACATAATTTTAAGCTAATTGAATTTTTATATACGCAAGAAATTTTTACCAACATATATAGGCCTATTAGAATAAGAAAGCAGGGACATGTTTTTAGATTTCTTCACTAAATATGACTAGCATAAAATTCTCTGAAAACTGATTGGATATTAGCATAATGGAATAGCTCATTTTCCCTTGAAATTTGAAGCCTTGTATATGATTTTACATACAAGTATCTCAATCTTGGCCATGTGCTTCTTTGATTTACAGGCGCAAAACACCAAGTGTTTCTGTAAATAGGAAACCTCTGGAAGTTAACCTAGCAGAAAGTTCTAGAAAGTTTATCACTTGCATCAGGAAGTACATATTGTTCTATCTGAAATTATTGGAGGAGACGGGAGATGTCTCTACGTTGGATCGGGCTCATGTTTCTCTTCGCTCAGATAAGAGGGTATCACCATTTGAATGAGTTTGGATTTTTGCctattttttgtcaatttttgatGTGGTTAAGTGGTTTATACAAGGTGTTCTTTTTGAGCTACATCCTTGATACTTCTTTTAGATTTGAAGCAAAATTTTTTTGTCAGAAACTCTGAAATAGTAAAATCTGTGCTATGTGAATATTGGCATATTGTTTCATTATTCTTGTTTTagtaagtaaatgaaattagtAGTGGCTTTTGTTGTTCATTTGATGTCAGATGCATGATCTGTCACACTACTGTTTAAAGCTGCCTAGATggctttgaatttttttttttaaattatttttttatagtaTAAGTGGGAGGTCTCAAAACCCAGGACCTCTCACTTACAttccctcccccgtaccacccaacccatcccTCTCCGTTGGCTTTGAAAGTTGTTTACTCTGGGAAGAAATTGTCATGTCAAagcattgaaaagaaaaatttgtctTGAAAAAGTTATTCCCGAGTATTTAGGAGGAAACCATAAGGTCTAAGCAAATAAGAAAGcttcaaaactgtttttaggcAAAATCAACAACAGAGAACAGGTCCATACGCATGGGACAATCAAACAAATAAGCACGAATGAGATGCGGCCACATATTCATCATGCTTGAGCAATGTGAGGAGAAAAGGACAGTTATGAAATTATGTTCTACCTTGCAAAGTATGTTTGTTAGTTACATCTAATCTAAACTTAATAAGCCTTTTTACTTGTCTTTTTCTCTTGATTTGAAAGATTAAAAGGTCAAAGAAAGATTGAGAAACAATCTTCTTAGACATGGAACTAGTGTTTATAATTTTGCATGATCTGGGTGATATTTGTTGTTACTAGTTTCAGATCAGATTTCTTTACAATAAATGATGATCGTCATTTGTCATAGAAACACTTTGTGTTGGTGGGATCATATTTATCTTATTTGATTTTCAATTCAGTTCTCTCCATGCCTTGAGGATATTGTTCCGGTTGCCATCGGGAGGTACATCAAGACCTTAATTTTGTCCATCCAGCAATCTCTCTCGTGCTCTGATCCTACTCGTGGTGCTATTGAACATCTTCTGGAGAAATTATTTTCTCTGTTTTTAGACCAGGTCAACTTATGGTCAGACATATGCAACTTGCCTGAGATTAAGACCCCAGAATTGACGGAGAGCTATTTATATGGGTAACTTCTGTATGAACTTTACTTTGTGTTGTGACTTTAATATAATACTTTGCTTTAACAGTCTAGATGCCTTGTTGATTTCTGCTGGTTACTTTCATAAATCTAACTCAACTTCATCCTTGTGACACCTATCTTGACTGGTGAAATCAATGTACTTACACAGATTTTGTGTTTGGCCTTTGGTGCAGATATCTGTATCAATACATCCAATGCTTAGAGAGAAGTGTCAAGGTAGAAGCACTTGAAGGAATAAATGAGAAAATTAGGAAGCGTTTGAAGAACCCAAAGTTGTCTAATAGCAACTGTGCTAAAGTTTATAAGATCGTTTCTGTTGCTTGGTGTCGGTCTCTTGTTATTAGCATGGCTTTAATAACACCATTGCACTCAAGAATTCCAAGCGAGATCCATGTTCCAGGTTCATTAGGTAGTGGACTAGAAAATATACAGTTGCTCTGTGTAGATTTGCAATCAGATGAATTGTGGAGTTCATCGTCTGATGACCTAGAGCATCTGAAGTGTCTTGAAACCAAATGGAATCCTTCGTTGTCTAAGATCAAGAATGTGATAGTTAAGAGGGTATCAGATGAAGACTTGGAGACTGCTGCTATTTTGCTCAGATCTTCCTATAACTTTTACAAGGATACCTCTTGTGCATTGCTCCCATCTGGCATAAATCTTTATACGGTGCCATCTCAGTTAGCAACGGAGACATATGTCCAGCCAGGTATAGATGGCGTGGACATACTTGACATGAACACTTCAAGGAAGCTTCTTTTGTGGGCCTACACACTTTTGCATGGATATTGTCCAAACCTTTCAGTCGTCATTAAGTACTGTGAAGAAAATGTTAAGGTATGCAAGTAGATTATAGTTTTTATGTCAGCATCATAGATTTGCCAGTCAAATGGTGATTATCTCAGTGAAAAGAGTATGCAGAAAAAGCTTGTTGGATGTGGATAGAATGCAGGAGGGAAAAGGAGGAACTTTCATGAGTCTCATTCTTTCTAAAATAGCAGAGAAGATCTCTGGGCTAGCTGGTTTGTAAAATGTGTTTGGTTGACTAGAAAggttcttctcttttttcactTACCGCATTACCCAATTTCCGCAAATTCCTTCCTCTCCAAGAACCACCACCAACCAAACCCCAcctctcccaaaaaaaaaaaaaaaaaaaaagccctttTTCAAGGTAAGTTATCTTACCTTTTAAAAACACATTGATTTTTAAACCTCCCCCTTTCCTTCAGAATGTGGTAGGCGTTGAACTCTGCAAACTGACCCTGCCTCTcccccaaaagaaaagaaaaaatgttttcAACGTAAGTTAGCTTGCCTTTCAAAAACCCATTGATTTTTGAACCTCCCCCTTTCCTTCAGAATGTTGTAGGCATTGAAGAATGTGTGTGGCAATTTGGAGTTGAGTCccattttatcttttattttgtcACGCTAACTTTGGGGGTCCTGTAGGATATCCTGTCTGAGAagtaaaacataaaaataaaacagaTTTGAGAAGGGTGAAGgtgggaaaaggaaaaacaattgCTTTGTTGGTGGCACCAGACTGATCCAGTATCGATTTGTAGTGTGAAAAGAAGCATTTCAGGGTGTTCTTTACCGAATTTTCAGCAAAAAGTTGGATAGTATCATTACAAGCTTGTGGAGCTTATAGTTGTTGCATTCTGGTTGTGATTGCAGGTGAAGATGAAAAAGGGGACTGGAACTCCATTGACGCCTTCAAATACAAATGTTCCCTCGGGCTCAGCATCTAATACAGGTATCTATAAGCTCATTAAGGGAAACTCTTATACATGTGTACTGAATGATGCTAATTGGACTCGTATACTTACAACTGTCTTGTAGGGGGTGGCAAAGATGGAACTGGTAAAAGCAATGAAGTCGATACTTCCTCTATCTCTTCTGCTACTGCTGCTTCCTTGCCTGAAATAGATACAACAACTAAAATGGCATCTTCTCCATTACCTGAAAAGCTGGAGCCGAGCAATGTTGCATCTGCTTCTTTGCAGGGAACGGAGGCATGTAATTTGGCATCCGTATCTCCGACTGAAACAAAGATTATCTGCAGTGTATCATCTACATCTATGCCTGATAGTGGGAGCACAAATTTGCCAAATGTTGTATCATCCAATGAGAATCAAGGGTTTCTATCAGCTACTTCTGATCTTCTCGATTGTAACGTTGTTCCCACAGAAATGAGCCGTGTGGATATAGAAGGTGCCTCAGATCTGACTTCTGAGCAATGATTGATTTCTCACGGGGCGGacaaattttggccaattttacgTCTGATAACatgaaaatgattcattttggtGTATATAATTTGTCTGTAGGGAAGAAATGGGAACTGGTAAAAGGCAACAGCTTGTGAATATTGATAGTAGTGTCTCTAGACTCTAGTGGGTTCTTATGTGCCCTTGTACAGCTGcaataaaaagtttcattggGGTACTTCCCGGTATGATGTTCGCATGTTATACAGACGCTGATTTAATTGTGCATTTTCCTGCTTCTATCTAGCAGATGTTTATATTGATAATAAACATTTACATGCCCATTGCAAATCCGATTGCTGGAAATTTGCTAGTAATTTTGGAGCTGAAGTTTTCCAAGTGAAGGTGCACACGTACATTGGAAGGCTGAACTCATTTGCATGGTGCTGATTTGAGCCAATAAGCAGCTTTGAAGCAACAAGTAAAACACACAAGTTGGGTAAGACAACTTGTTTTCTTTTATGGTGAGGTTTCCTTAGGCAAACAACTGCCCAACTTTGCCCAAAAGTACCACTAAAGTAGTAAAATAGATTGCACAATTTTTGTAAAATATCCTCTGGCATTAACATTTCTTTTCACTCTCTGACCAAAATTTCATTACGATGATACTTTATTATGCAAAATGGTACTATAAATCATTAAAATTCTATGTAGAAGAAATAACCGATAGCATGAGTTTGCTTTTCTTATGTGGGTGTAAATTAATCCTTGAATATACAGAAAGGAAATCTATGTCATTAAAATTCTATGTACAAAAATTAATCGAGAGCGTCTCTTACGTGAGTGTAGATTAATCCTTGAATATATAGAAAGGAAATCTATTACTTAGAAATGTTGTAATTTACCGTCACCTTTATAAGTAGATTCATGTAAAAAATTATCTAACAAATTTATAAGTAGATTCATGTAAAAAATTATCTAAcaaaattaaatatataaagCCACAAGGTTATCTCAGCTGTGAAACGGGCCATCGGTAATTGGACTCCAACCTCCGAATCAGGCCAACGTCCGCCAAAACAGCCCCGATAGACATCTACCTAAAACAGGAACTTGCAGAGTTGAAGCTGTAATTTTCTCGTTTTTTCAGTAATCTGCAAAAAATGGGAAGCAGAGCTTTCATGGTTTTGCTAAGTCATAGAGGAGCATACATTAATCCTTCTGCTAATGCTGCCCAACTTTTCTTGACTTTCGGGCAAAGCCCATTTTCTCCTGTGAAGATAAAATGTCTTGTAGAACGCAGGAATCATAGGACAAGCCACAACTTCTCCACCGCAGCAAACTCTAGCCTTGAGCCCCCTAATCTTCCTCGTTTGGCTGAAACTGCTCGAATTTCCCTCACCCCAGATGAAGTATTACTACTATATATATGCCCTTTTCTTCCTTGTCTTCATATCCATGTGTACTCGTATAATTGATGACTTAGAAGTCCGTGTTTTTTCTTTAAGCAGAGTTGCAAAGGTAtatttttggattgtaatctTTATTTTTCCCCTTCCTTTGTTGGGTGTTTACAGGTGGAAGAATTTGCTCCTAAAATGAAACAAGTGGTTGATTGGTAATgtatcttctttctttctttctttctttggctGTCTCTCTTTCTTATAACTAATAACATATGCATGTATGATTGAAATGTGGGAGTTTGCTGAAGAGCCTTATATTTATCATTTGTTTGCGGAACTTAAAAATTGAAGTTTTGTGAATACTGATCATAGTTTTAGGCTTCTACACTTGAATGTCAGCCTGACTGGTGTAGTTTTGATTTTCCCTGTGAACTTTTGTGTATTGGTTTGCTCTAAAATCTGATATGAAATgacataaaaaaaattgatataagtgtttgtaatttacaaaatcAGAGATGTGGGTTTTGTTCCAAATACAATGCTCTTTTACAGTATGGTCTTAGACTGGAGTATTTTATCTATGCTTCTTCATCATAATTTGAGTGAATCAAATTAGTTTACAGACTGATTTGCTGAAACTCGTGTAGTTCTTAGTAGCATTCAAATGCAGTCTAGAAGCAAGTTTTGCATCCAGAAAGGATCATTCGACTGATCTCCCTGAATTTTTGCACCGACATGAAGTTGTTTTTATAAATCTGATGTCATAAAAGGGTAGTTTCAGGGTATGAGCTATGTTGATGATTGTCTCTGGGGATTGGTATAGTTTTTCCTTTGTAACTAGACACGCCATTGCTTTGTTCTAATTTTTAAAGGCTTTCttgtaattggatgattctttATGAAACAGGTTTGGGCAACTCCAAGCTATTGATCTTGAAAGTATTGAGCCAGCAATGCGAGCAGGTACTTGACAGTTTTGAATGAAAATCTTTATTTGGTAGCTAGTCTATAGTTGAAACGCTTGATAAGGCTTACCTTTTGGTCCAATTTTGGAACTCTAAAAAAGAGGTCAGGCTTTCTGTAACATTAAAGAATGAAAGTATTTTTTTAATCTGCtccttcctttttatttctttcaggCATTATTGTGTCTACCTCTTGTTCTACttgatttatttaaaattattctCAGCATGTTCAATTGCTTATCATTGAAAATATCTAGCATTAGCTGATTTGAACCCAAAAGGTGGGAGATTTGTCAACTTAAAGTGCAGGAGACTTCGTGCTGATAACATGCAATTGGAATTTACATTGGCttgttttcatatttttttcaatGTTGCTCCACCCCAGCAACCAGAATATTGATATTGCTACTGATGATCCTTTCTTGCTTTGACAATCTGTCATATAAGTGAATAAGAATATAAGCACGAACAAGACATGCCTTCTTGGTTTCATCTACTGCTATTGTCCTTTGACTGCAGATTTTATACTTTAGTTACAAATTCATTTGTTGGAAATATGTTGAACTGCAGATACTGAAGATGACAATTCACGTGATGATTTACCTCAAATTTTTGAGAATCGGTTGGTATCAGGAATATCTGTGATCTACTACTGTTCAAAGTAGCATTGCATCTCTGTCTGCAATTATAAGAATCATCACTTAATCTTAGATGAACACACGTTCTCAACAGGGAAGCAATAATAAAAGCTATGCCAAGCTATGAGGAACCTTATATCAAAGTTCCAAAGGTCTTGAACAAGGAGTAGAACTCTACTGGTGTGTTTTCCTCCTCTCATAAGTGTTACTTGAATATACTAAGGTTGCTTATGAAGAACGTCTTACCTCATCTATGTTTAGCCTCTTTGCATTCGCACTTTGTATTTTCTGTTTTTATGGTCTTGTTTTTGGTTGCTCCATGTCAAACTTCAAAATTTACCTCTCTTGACTCTTTTGTTTTTAGGTTAAACGGGGATTATGAATGGGGTGTGATCCCAGTCAATTTACATACATAAGCTTGCATTACTGATTTTCAAACTTACAAGTAGCATGAGTTACATTCCTAGTTCCATTTTCTTGTGTTTTTATGATCATTAGCTCATGGCATCTTGAATTCTTTTCTATGGTTGACTTATACTGGAAATACCAGTTTGATGTACTTGCGCCAGTTGATTATGTATCTGTGTAATCATTTGCATTCAGTATATTCACAGTTTAAGTAGTTTGGTGCATCTTTCTAGTCTCTAGGTATCTTTATATCACATACTCTTATCCCATCTTACTGGACAGGGTTGTGGAATGCACCAATTAACAAATTATGGGTTTGTGTTGGACAGAATACATGATGAAGCTGGACTGAGCTTCTAGTTTCTGACAAGATAGTGAAACCCGTTCGGCCTCCCCAAGTACGCAAATCTAAATTTTAAGGAGCTGTAGAATCCATTTTCTGATTCATAGTTCTCCCAATAAAATAGGGGATTGTGCTTTGTTACAGTTTTTGTATGTTCAGAATATTATAGTACGTTTGAGTTGAAATTATATTTGACTGTAAAAACATGAGAAAATTATTATGATTGACATGCTGCTTGAAAAGAAATGCAACAAGGACTGAAGGAATACAACTACAACCTAAATTTGTGGACAAAATTTGGACAACAATGACAATTTAAACTGACAACTTGCATTCAGATGAAGGTTTCGAGATAAACAGTATAAGCacaataaaacaaacaaaaaaaaaaaaaatcatcaaagctCGGGTTTGGTTAATTTGGAGCAACAGATTGCCCTTTTCCTGAAATTCTGGTCATAATTTCCTGTTACAAAATAATGCTATACATTCTTGCTTGACAGTTCATCTACCTCCCTGATATTTGATGTATTGGAGTCTTATCTTCTTCAAAGTTTCAAGAACACTTTTCATGCAAGTCTTTCCTTGGGAGATTCAGACACACAACGCAAGTCCAGTTCCATGATTGATGATATGGACCTTTCGACTTTTCTGGTATAGTTGTTCATTTGGTTTCAACAAGTTAGCATCTATAACTTGAAGAATCTCACTAGGCATCAAACCTTTAACCCAACCCTTCAGGTTCAAATACTCACCAAATATTTCACAGCAGGGCTAGTAGTAGTAGTGTTGGTTATTCCttcaacatatcacagagacaGGTCCGAGAGTCACTTCTTTCACTGTTGAGTGTTCTCCACCCTCATTTGGTACAAACTTGACAACAATGCAAACCTTCTTCTCTCCTCAAAACATATTCAGTACAGTGGCTGGTTGTACTCTACTTTTTGGTGCAGCAACCCAGTTAAGTGAAAGGACGATTGCTCAATTCTATTCTTCTGTGCATCTTGCttttagagattttttttttttattttttgaacattAAATCTAACCATTAGCTATCCATCTTGTTTTCAGGAGAACTTTTTctttgaattcaaaatcaaatatTTAGCAACAAGGCTAGTTATTATGTATACTTTATTATTTCCCTCCAATTTCATCAATATCTATACAATATTTATGCTATATATAAATGGAGAGCAGTAGTGGTTGGTATAAATATTTTCTGTCGTTTTTCAAACTTTCAATTTTGCccctacatttttttttaccctaATCACCTGATCACATTTCTTGACACAACCGCTCATAACTACTCCAAGTATTGCAACTACCAAATAATCTATTTtttaattgaagaaaaaattaccTATAAATTGAAGGTTGTTAATGAAAAATTCGTATAAAATTTATTAgtgtaaaaataaaattcacaaAGTCTAAATTGCACACACATTGGGCGTGCCTTTAACATGACTATAAATTGATCAATTTTAATATTTCACAATAGCCAGTTTTACAGCAAGTTGACGAATGC
It includes:
- the LOC113703262 gene encoding calcineurin-binding protein 1 isoform X3, translating into MEKLLEVLIAIGDEVACLSVAELILRHWPSHSRALHVKTTIEGSEPIPFAPRGIDKLEPKHIRLKFPEKRKAENDDLIDGAPSKKLKQTIEVQLSEPSWTALAGELLQLLNSFVSASPDQERGQYKSGDVSLSIRLPHTSGSGMETLESKGSMLTTSSEDMPFANCNFEKNSHTKEKEANVSEEQPQERRSSRIERLRSRKPGKEDSDFGTTRDLAKVIVQFLRPFIVGGGGSDDYTTDASTSSDCAEIVTRSQDSESTDVIRFVEKTSENYGAYHMSHLILEEIASRCIFFQDSNAKFLDLEKLTRQWGKERTPECSLFLAELYYDFGLRSPDSSTSEYMSEVSYHICKVIECVALECPLQSLAVASHDNLSSRESLSDPCKIAVDNSHPLSNDFPFWVRFFWLSGRLSMVDGNKAKAQAEFSTSLSLLVNKENKNESTSSICLPHCKVIHKLTVDRILSEINLLEVDFLMKKTVHEMIGKNMYSECVDMLVPLLFSAKDVHLDVGNVSGLDEGFTNVELSAIDALIKACEQAMSMDIEVYLKCHRRKLQILISAAGLGDYPPSIKSHGLNVFSSSETEAKDSACIYWNHVIAEEVKAISGCTSRIKSMIPCDHLNGVIGPMKVIKDIQSILLVLMCNVANKYLCKKSSGLGISDENLQGQICYFVDAAIAFCKLQHLSPSVPIKTQTELIVAVHDMLAEFGLCCAHGNDDEEGGTFLKFAIKHLLALDMKLKSNCQNQSKAENQVQSSGQISPVFQIDGSVNEAKIIEQATDVDHTDEISTPEKDATERNYSESFCTQEGLKKEETGVECDRNVAARPNSVFLEKQKEKEDTQSIESGKEMTEDEREELELGIDNALDRCFYCLYGLNLRSDSSYEDDLAIHKNTSRGDYQTKEQCADVFQYILPYAKASSRTGLIKIRRVLRAIRKHFPQPPDHVLVGNAIDKILDDPDLCEDKLSEEAGCDGFLDSVIKTVFSDPGSLKQQQASLVVSSGPYHDVYSNLYYFLALSEEMSATDKWAGFVLTKEGEEFVEQNAKLFKYDLLYNPLRFESWQRLANIYDEEVDLLLNDGSKQINVLGWRKNPTLPQRVEKSRRRSRRCLLMTLALAKTAIQQGEIHELLALVYYDGVQNVVPFYDQRSMIPSKDAVWMMFCQNSMRHFKKAFEHKEDWSHAFYLGKICEKLGCSHDTSLSYYAKAIALNPSAVDPFYRMHASRLKLLCTCGKQDQEAMKVVAAYSFMESTKQTIMSTLDIVGGEILEPSMHSEKRNLDDNCAGNMVEVAKLEEVWHMLYNDCLSALEICVEGELKHFHKARYMLAQGLYRRGGSGDLDKAREEISFCFKSSRSSFTINMWEIDSMVKKGRRKTPSVSVNRKPLEVNLAESSRKFITCIRKYILFYLKLLEETGDVSTLDRAHVSLRSDKRFSPCLEDIVPVAIGRYIKTLILSIQQSLSCSDPTRGAIEHLLEKLFSLFLDQVNLWSDICNLPEIKTPELTESYLYGYLYQYIQCLERSVKVEALEGINEKIRKRLKNPKLSNSNCAKVYKIVSVAWCRSLVISMALITPLHSRIPSEIHVPGSLGSGLENIQLLCVDLQSDELWSSSSDDLEHLKCLETKWNPSLSKIKNVIVKRVSDEDLETAAILLRSSYNFYKDTSCALLPSGINLYTVPSQLATETYVQPGIDGVDILDMNTSRKLLLWAYTLLHGYCPNLSVVIKYCEENVKVKMKKGTGTPLTPSNTNVPSGSASNTGGGKDGTGKSNEVDTSSISSATAASLPEIDTTTKMASSPLPEKLEPSNVASASLQGTEACNLASVSPTETKIICSVSSTSMPDSGSTNLPNVVSSNENQGFLSATSDLLDCNVVPTEMSRVDIEGASDLTSEQ
- the LOC113705073 gene encoding glutamyl-tRNA(Gln) amidotransferase subunit C, chloroplastic/mitochondrial, which produces MGSRAFMVLLSHRGAYINPSANAAQLFLTFGQSPFSPVKIKCLVERRNHRTSHNFSTAANSSLEPPNLPRLAETARISLTPDEVEEFAPKMKQVVDWFGQLQAIDLESIEPAMRADTEDDNSRDDLPQIFENREAIIKAMPSYEEPYIKVPKVLNKE